The DNA sequence TatcaggccacgcccacttcctcCCCCCCGCCCCCTCCAGCCACAGGTGAGTGAGTCAGCGGTAGTTATGAGGCTCAGCATGACAGGAGGATGCATTTCACAcacctagtgtgtgtgtgcgtgtgtgtgtgtgcgtgtgtgtgtgtgtgtgtgtgtgagagagagagttactgttatcacctcgaagtttattttcctctaacagcacgtccccaagtgttttattcctcttactccacagcaatttaccaacaactacaactttttatttattaaagaacaccttttttatactttttatccatttatagttacatttaatgttatagaaTATCAGTGAAACActttagttcctgttgtcacttacgttatagcagctataaacactcgttccctcaccagcgtctttattctcttaataagacaaataaaatctgaaaccgcaaagaagcgtaaactcctctgtcctgaagacgtcggaaaacttacagttccagctttacctctgactgttacaaagcgctgacactggagactccttccataaacgttacacaaacacatttgtccttacagaaaacttcaccacgtcattacacacgttttttagACTTTGTAACCCGAGAGAAACTCTGTGTTTATGAACAGACAGCCGGTGCGATTGCTCAGACTGAGAGAAGCCGTGATGGAGTGATGCACCTGTCCAGGTGAGAGAAGCTGTTTTCCTTCTCCAGTGTAAAGCTGAAACACTTCTGGCTGGTTAATGACctgacacacacctccaccctgttCCTCACACATCACTTCATTAACACAACCGCGTACTCTGGATCTGTTCATCACGGAGAAACATCAGGATGTAAGGCAGAGACGTCGGTCTGTATGGACAGCGTGAGTCTCAGACGCCCTCTAGTGGCCGCAGAACTGTTTCTAACTCCGCCCACATTCAGATAACCAACCAGACTGAGCGGAAAAatagcatttatatttaatttatatgtcATTTTTTCAGCAGTTATGTTCCATCAGTCCTGAGAGTTCCCTTCACATATATACAGGAAATTTATCAGAGGCGTGGCTAACTGGATGATTGACAGCTATAAAAATGcttgtcactcacacacacacacacttcctgttacTCAGACAGTTGAACTGAActgctttaatatttaataaggGGGCGTGTCTATAGCCAATGTGGGCATGTCCGTGGCCAACGTGGGCGTGTCCGTGGCCTATGTGGGCGTGTCCGTCCCCCACTGTCAGACCCTGGCTCCAGTTTTAGtgtgatggagatggagacgTCCTACTTGTCCgtgttttgtctttaaaatgtgaATGTGCATCTTATCTACACGCTACAGCATGGGTGAGCGCCATGATTCAAAGAAACCCAAGAATGAGGCAGAATTCTTATTTCACTGCATCGCTAACGCTAGCTAAGACGGCTAATGATGTGTCACAGCCATTAAGAGTCAGTTAGCATTACAGCGCATGCTAACCGGTGGAGCTTTCCTTCAGCGTGAAAGCAGGGTGTGATGGAAGCAGCTGGGACAGAGACGTCACAGATATTATGGGGGCGTGCGGGGGCGGGGTTTAGGGCCGTACCTGGCCAGGTTAAAAGGTGGAGAGGGCGTggtggcggcggcggcggggGGGAGGAGCTTAACGGGCTCTGCATGGAGTTGGCCAGGCTGGCGGGAGAACCGGAGACGGTGGGGAAGTGGGTGAGACGCGGGGTGTGAGGCAACACCTCATCTGACGACTCGTAACTACGCGTCCGAGCGAAGGAAAGAGACGAACGtaaataaagaacagaaaacacaggacagagagaaaacacaggaaaagagaaaagcagTTCTttagagagggaaagagagaagctgtgtttacattttattttataatctcTGATACAGTCTGAAAAAGTCAGTCCTGAGCAACAGCACTGCGTTTTCACGCTGATATCACAGATTACGAGGAGAAAATAACGTCAATAAAACACTCACGAGTCACTGACATGCCGCAGGAAACATTATTCTCTCAGGAGTAAATCACATCTAATCTTTTAATCCACAAAACATTACACCTGAATTTAACATACGCACATTTAAACCATCACTTCATCTGTTCTTAAtcttttaatcagtttaatctCATCATCGTTTACAAGACGGATCACAAAATTCCTCCCAGGAACGTTTTTACTTCAGAGTAAGAAAACGTAGGAATAATGTTCGATGTTACGAGCAGTTTAAACCGTagtataaagtttataaagtttAGAAGTGTTTCTCTTACTTCTTTATTCAAGTTCTGTTTCTAATCACGCTTTTCCAGCCCATAaataagctccacccccagctGGAACAGAATGACTTAGCTCCGCCCCTTTCTCTTTAAAACGCGATTAAGATtacacactgctcctttaaacgCTCCTGTTATAACATTTCTCAGTGGGAACCAATAATCAtttcaggttttcttttttatgccttaaaaaaagctttttaacgAAAATAACGAGGATTATTTCTCAGATCTGCAGTTTACTTAAAAGGTTTAAAACAGGGAATAAATGCCCTACCTGGTgtcagataaaataataaaaataaaataataaaaataaaatactaaaacttAATGACTTTAAAGTTATAATTCAGTCATGGCAAAGCAATAAAACACGTGAGCCACGCTGAGCCCCTCCCCCTCACCGCTGCCATGGAAACGTAACCGGGCCGTTGAGTGGTGCGTGTCCGTTCCGAAAGTCACGGTTTCACCGTCACCACGGTAACCATCACTAGGTCTTAGTAACCATCATCCCAAATGAGCTGAAAGTTCATCTTCAGATCAGCTTCACTGCTTTATTAATGAATTCCTGTGCCACGCCCATCACAAGGCCACGCCCACCACCTGGCCACACCCCTCACCCTTTACCTACAGTGTGTAGAGAAATAAACAGAGGAGTCACCTGAACATCTCCGTCAGCTCCCCTTTAAACAGAGCCACGATCACCGGGAAGCCCACGCACGCCGGGACCAGGTACAGCAAAGCAGGCTGGGAAATAAACACACCTCATcagtacacacactgtcacctgtacctgtgtgtgtgtgtgtgtgtgtgtgtgcgtctctctcACCTGAGCGTGCTTGAACGTGTGCATGACGAAGATGGTGAGGCCGAGGCCGAAGATGTAGGCCAGGAAGCTGGTGTAGAAATACGTGCGTGTGTTCTTCttcaaactgagagagagagggaaagaacgagtgattaaaaaaacctgagatgacgtgtgtgtgtgtgtgtggggcgtgTGTGTGGGGCGTGTGTGTGGGGCGTGTGTGTGGGGCGTGTGTGTTACAGAAAGAAGATGAGGAAGTGTACCTGACATCAAAACGCAGCAGCAGAGCGATGAAGATACCTGagaacaaacacagacatgatTTTATCTTCAGTCACATAATTTATTaaatcgctctctctctctttctccctctgtctctctttcctgctGTCTCGCTCTCcgtctccctctgtctctctctcaggatcTTAAATactgcagatgtgtgtgtattaaagtcATCAATAGCActttagtgtcactgtgatgaGACGTTCAGGCGGTTTATCAGTTTAGAGCTGACGTGACGTCACAGCGCTGATCTTTAAACAGGATGTTGATCCTGAAATCTGTCAAAGCTGAAGAAGCGGAATTTCACCTGAAACATGACGATGCTTCTGCTACGCCAGCAACAGCTTCACATTCTCACCTGCGCACCTTTTACACACCTGCAGGATTAAAAGCtctgtccactagggggcaggtGAGAGCTGAAACACACCTGCAGTAGCGTCTTTAACCACGCCCCCTAATTCACCTGCTGATAAAACCCTCAGTCTGCTCCGGTCCTGTACCTGGAATAACGATGTCTCCCAGCCCCAGCATGGCAAAGTTACTGGCGTTCAGGCCTTTCTCCAGCAGGTCCTGAGGGAAAACCACTGCAGgagcgcacacacgcacacacacacacacacacacacacacacacacacaggttcaggCAGATGCTCAGTAAAGCGTCTCAGTGGTAACTTTTACTGAATAAATTCCTGAAGTCTTTAGTTTTGTGACTGTAACGTATCGGCGGAGAATTAATAAAGAACTGGACTCACACTTGATCGGAGCTTCGAACGACTTGGCCACCGTCACCATCACGTTAGTGCCGAAcacctgaaataaaaacaaagtgttGATCGGCTCTGTGCACAGATTAACACCTGAAGCTTAGACAGGAAACTTCATATCATATTTGTTGTGAATTCTTTATGATTTAAGCTTCGAGTTCATTATAATGTCTGTGATTTAcgtgctctctccctctccctctctctctctctctctctctctctctctctctctctctctctctctctctcgtcacGTGTCAAACGCACTGCGCTGTTCAGATCACGCACGGTCTCAGCGTAAGTTCAGGTTCTCTATGTCACGTACATTAAGCGGAACAGTCTGAGCTTCTGTGTTATTCACATGCAGGATAAATTTAGAGACAAAGTAAAACTGAATTGACTTTCTGTTCGATATCACTGCATGTTTACTCCTGGCCTCGACACGCAGTGCTGCTGGTGTTCAGCGATCTGCACGAGGATCACTTCCTCATGTTTAATGAGCGGATTCAAACCGCTAGTGCAGCTGCTCATACTGTAAATGTTCagtttattttagctttaatatttgtttgtatGATATCACACTCCGCACTCGCTCATTACTGCAGTATAATATCCACAtcctgtttatttccttttattctACTTGTACTTTCTGAGAGTTGCTGATGTTCTCGAGGCTGTAATTTACTGCTGAGTTTACGACTGCATGCAGacaatctgtatttatttctgattatcTTATACATTCAGAAACATATTTTTTGTGTATATGGTGAAACGTCACACATATAAAAGTTCAAAATGTCCGATGACTCCAACTCCCTTATCAGAGTTCTGTAGCAGAGTTCCTCACCAGCTCTCCCCAACAACACTCAACCACTGGACGTGTGTGTGGAAGTGTTTTGCTCTGAGTCACAGccaacatcctgaagtgttttattcctcttacaccacagtcgCGTCACACATCACACTCTGGACTCTGTGTCTGGACTGAATTCTGCCTCACCTATACCTACACCTGTACCTACACCTGCACCTGTACCTGCACCTGTATCTGTGTAAATGAGTGCAGATGTGAGGCGTGAGAGAGGAACTGACCCAGAAGATGTCGTAGATGAACAGCCCCCCCAGCAGGATGCAGCCGGTACTGACGTTATTCAGGTGAAGCAGCTCCACTCCGTTCAGAGCAAACGCCAAGCCGAACAGATTATTGGCCACCCAgtgctgtcacacacacgcgcgcgcgcgcgcacacgcacgcaaacacacacacgcacacacgcaaacgcacatacgcacacacacacacacacacgcacacagtgtCACTGCTAACAGAACAGAGATTcctgatttacacacacaacataaaaataaaatcttttccaaaCACTATAtttggtgtgtgatgtgaaAGAGAACGCGGCTCATAGCCGGAATGTTCACCAGCGACTGAGACGCGATCATGTGaccatgtgatcatgtgaccatgtGAATGTCCTTCATCTCCGTTACAGCGTTTAACCtgcttgcagtgtgtgttttcttacattacattacattactagCACTTTTTAGACCAAAATATTGacctgggcagcacactggagtgtgtgtgtgtgtatatgtgtgtgtgtgtgtgtgtgtgtgtgtgcgtaattgtgagtgtgtgtgtgtgtgtgtgtgcgtaattgtgagtgtgtgtgttgtaccttTTTCAGGATGTACCACACTCCCACTACGCTGCTGATTCCCAAACTAATCAAATCCTTAGTGTCAAACTCGTAGTTCACAATttctgaaagaggaacaaaaaTCCATTTTCAATAAACTCTCATCACAAATTACTTGCaggacacacgcacacacgcacacacacacgcacgcacacgcacacacgcacgcacacacacacgcacacgcacacacgcacgcacgcacgcacgcacgcaggGTGGTGTTTGTTAAGCTAcgagctagccagctatctgtgcTGAGTGATGTTCAGTGTATTTAGAACAGTGAtgtgtagagtcagtgttacgGGTTTAATAAGtgaacatgtctgtgtgtgtgaggtaatGAAGTGTGTGCACAGTGTAACGCGTTTACAGGGACGAAGCGCTGCTGTGTTTACCGCAGATGCTGCGAgtggccattttgatttgacgtcacgCCGTAAACCGGGAGACTCATCACTGAGAAGCAGTTTAGGAGTTGAGGTTGTTTTCTCTGGCTTTGGGAATTACAGGTTAAGACTTCTAATCAAACGCAGCACACTAATGTGAGATGtgaggaagggggcggggcttccaggggtCAGTTAATATCGAAGAGGTCAACACACC is a window from the Pangasianodon hypophthalmus isolate fPanHyp1 chromosome 16, fPanHyp1.pri, whole genome shotgun sequence genome containing:
- the hm13 gene encoding minor histocompatibility antigen H13 isoform X3, which translates into the protein MADVEQSSGLNSTENGTDTGNGTAARFVATAEGTALAYGSLVLMALLPIFFGALRSVSTSKSKNSSDMPETITSRDAARFPIIASCTLFGLYLFFKIFSQEYINLLLSMYFFVLGILALSHTLSPFMNRCLPANLPSKQYQLLFTQGSGDGKEEIVNYEFDTKDLISLGISSVVGVWYILKKHWVANNLFGLAFALNGVELLHLNNVSTGCILLGGLFIYDIFWVFGTNVMVTVAKSFEAPIKLVFPQDLLEKGLNASNFAMLGLGDIVIPGIFIALLLRFDVSLKKNTRTYFYTSFLAYIFGLGLTIFVMHTFKHAQPALLYLVPACVGFPVIVALFKGELTEMFRYEESSPESEGSTKEEKTESDKDK